One part of the Leptolyngbya sp. FACHB-261 genome encodes these proteins:
- a CDS encoding DUF4351 domain-containing protein: MAQLEDLAEPLLDFADATDLVNWLQTAQAQESG; this comes from the coding sequence GTGGCTCAGCTAGAAGATTTAGCTGAGCCACTGCTAGATTTTGCCGATGCTACCGACTTAGTGAACTGGTTGCAGACTGCGCAGGCTCAAGAATCAGGCTAG
- a CDS encoding ATP-binding protein — protein sequence MRTSEQIQAEIKARSGFVPPFFEPAFQNPEVLENLWQQTLFAYLNNPLPALFKEKLFAYLSRYCTVPYCVVCHSCVLRPLSMKAQEVLALLEAPPPTETDIEQHLQVLECKSDILSLWPAANSELEASLLACAIWIWLEREEAERCRRELGRLLGSLNYQHLVVFITYVKMCHGWVEAHPQLVYEADQRVKDHLGALVADEPGLAEFFAHYQERVRRELQSRAERRAELAERRRNEALLLAANQQITDILESITDAFFALDDEWRFTYLNPQAEQLLQRSQNELMGKNIWETFPEAMGLSVYQQYERVVSQRISVAFEEFYTPLNRWFEVHAYPARQGLSVYFQDITQRKQAEQALHSNVAELRKLNQLKDDFLSTVSHELRTPITNMRMAIEMLKATLERKGSASSGTDQTEVDKHKVSRYLEVLQDECKREINLINTLLDLQRLESDSEPLVLAPIQLQNWLRQIIFPFEERVQKRQQALLVDLPDHLPPLICDSSSLERILTELLNNACKYTPPGERITLRVRLSSSNIQIQVINSGVEIPASELGHIWEKFYRVPSTDPWRQGGTGLGLALVQKLVHRLNGSIRVRSSASQTCFTLELPLSAR from the coding sequence ATGCGGACCAGCGAGCAAATTCAGGCGGAAATTAAGGCTCGATCTGGCTTTGTCCCCCCTTTCTTCGAGCCAGCCTTTCAAAACCCTGAGGTGCTGGAAAATCTCTGGCAACAAACGCTGTTTGCCTATTTGAACAACCCTCTGCCTGCCCTGTTTAAGGAAAAGCTCTTTGCCTACCTCTCGCGCTATTGCACAGTTCCATACTGTGTGGTCTGCCACAGTTGCGTCCTGCGCCCTTTGAGTATGAAGGCTCAAGAGGTGCTAGCTCTCCTGGAAGCACCGCCACCAACAGAAACAGATATTGAGCAACATCTGCAAGTGCTGGAGTGCAAATCGGACATCCTATCGCTTTGGCCAGCAGCGAATTCAGAACTTGAAGCAAGCTTACTGGCTTGTGCCATCTGGATCTGGCTGGAGCGAGAGGAAGCTGAGCGCTGTCGAAGAGAATTGGGACGCTTGCTCGGGTCTCTAAACTACCAGCACTTGGTGGTATTCATCACCTATGTCAAGATGTGCCATGGCTGGGTGGAGGCTCACCCCCAATTGGTCTATGAAGCCGACCAGCGAGTGAAAGATCATCTAGGAGCCTTGGTGGCTGATGAACCAGGTCTAGCTGAGTTTTTTGCGCATTACCAAGAGCGAGTCCGGCGGGAGTTGCAGAGTAGGGCTGAACGACGAGCAGAGCTGGCGGAGCGTCGGCGCAATGAAGCACTGTTGCTAGCCGCAAATCAGCAAATTACTGACATTCTCGAAAGCATTACCGATGCTTTCTTTGCTCTTGATGATGAGTGGAGATTTACTTATCTCAACCCGCAAGCAGAGCAATTGTTGCAGAGAAGCCAGAACGAATTGATGGGCAAGAATATCTGGGAAACATTTCCTGAGGCAATGGGGCTGTCTGTTTATCAGCAGTATGAGCGGGTAGTTTCACAACGGATCAGCGTTGCCTTTGAGGAGTTCTACACTCCCCTTAACCGTTGGTTTGAAGTCCATGCCTACCCGGCCCGTCAAGGTTTGTCTGTCTATTTTCAAGACATTACTCAGCGTAAACAAGCAGAACAGGCTCTCCACAGCAATGTGGCAGAACTTAGAAAGCTTAATCAACTCAAAGATGACTTTCTGAGCACGGTTTCTCACGAGCTACGCACTCCCATCACCAACATGAGAATGGCTATTGAGATGCTCAAGGCCACCCTAGAGCGGAAAGGCTCAGCTTCTTCTGGGACAGATCAGACAGAGGTAGACAAGCACAAAGTAAGTAGGTACCTCGAAGTTTTGCAAGATGAGTGTAAGCGAGAAATAAACCTTATCAACACCCTCCTCGACCTGCAACGATTGGAGTCAGACTCTGAACCTTTAGTTCTGGCCCCAATTCAGCTTCAGAACTGGTTGCGCCAAATAATTTTCCCCTTCGAGGAGCGAGTCCAAAAGCGCCAGCAGGCTCTGCTCGTTGATTTACCTGACCACCTTCCACCACTGATCTGTGACTCCTCGTCCCTAGAGCGAATTCTGACCGAGTTATTGAATAATGCCTGCAAGTACACGCCCCCAGGAGAACGAATCACTCTTCGAGTCCGGCTTAGCTCAAGCAACATTCAGATCCAGGTGATTAACTCAGGGGTAGAGATTCCTGCCTCTGAACTAGGTCATATCTGGGAGAAGTTCTATCGCGTTCCTAGCACTGACCCTTGGCGACAAGGGGGAACTGGGCTGGGGCTGGCACTGGTCCAGAAACTCGTCCACCGTCTCAACGGCTCTATCCGAGTGAGGAGCAGCGCGAGTCAAACTTGTTTCACCCTAGAGCTACCTCTCTCCGCACGGTGA
- a CDS encoding cysteine hydrolase, with protein MSQLKRPASETTPLSTNGTQKLATPLPELHPQWQSLDLAAILAEPTAFLSISQNNSLYSPKGAQAREKQWERPSLENTIKVAEAARSADAKFFWIGYDVFRQSYPKTVFDEAQYRTWYEPYRDWSEEQKRWDGELVDELKSLKRPDDVEFFETAHQSSFIGTTLPLYLSRWGIRNLLITGIHLDWCIEGNARAARDHGFLPIVIGDACACQNQEDEPAALRRINTFFAPVISAETAVELLGRSVELRTANRRLASAAH; from the coding sequence ATGTCACAACTCAAACGGCCAGCTTCTGAGACTACCCCACTCAGCACTAATGGCACTCAGAAATTGGCAACCCCTTTGCCTGAACTCCATCCGCAATGGCAGAGCCTGGATCTGGCTGCGATTTTGGCGGAGCCAACTGCCTTTCTTTCAATCAGCCAGAACAATAGTCTCTACAGCCCTAAAGGGGCTCAGGCTCGGGAAAAACAATGGGAACGCCCGAGCTTGGAAAACACAATCAAAGTCGCTGAGGCTGCACGAAGCGCAGACGCGAAGTTCTTCTGGATTGGTTACGACGTGTTTCGGCAAAGCTACCCTAAAACTGTCTTTGATGAAGCTCAATATCGCACCTGGTACGAGCCCTACCGTGACTGGAGCGAGGAGCAAAAACGCTGGGACGGGGAATTGGTAGATGAGTTGAAATCGCTCAAACGACCGGATGATGTTGAGTTTTTTGAGACTGCCCATCAGTCCTCGTTTATTGGCACTACTCTGCCGCTTTATCTAAGTCGGTGGGGCATTCGGAACCTTCTAATCACGGGCATTCATCTCGATTGGTGCATTGAAGGCAATGCGCGAGCGGCGCGGGACCACGGTTTCTTACCCATCGTGATTGGGGATGCCTGTGCCTGCCAGAACCAGGAAGATGAACCTGCCGCACTGCGACGGATTAACACGTTCTTTGCGCCGGTAATCTCAGCGGAGACTGCTGTTGAGTTGTTGGGGCGGTCGGTTGAACTGCGGACAGCCAATCGCAGACTAGCCTCAGCCGCTCATTAA
- a CDS encoding SfnB family sulfur acquisition oxidoreductase, whose product MTTLVNIGVEPKAHVVQSDEEAITIARELAAEFLKGDSERDRTRRLPLEEVKKFSQSGLWGIIVPKEYGGAGVSNATLAEMIKIVSEADPSLGQIPQNHLYMVEAIRLDGTEEQKRFFFDLVLQGKRFGNAFSEIGTKSVTDVQTKLTRSSDGYVLNGRKYYSAGALLAHWIPTIAADEEGRTVVAFIERDAEGLTLLDDWTSFGQRTTASGTTILENVKVKPDHVIPHYLAFERATPMGAVAQIIQAAVDVGIAKAALRDTLYFVRNYTRPWVDSNQEHGYEDPLTLYNLGNIVIQVHAAEGLLRRAGEFIDLAYAPGLEEAKVVEASIAVAEAKALATEAALLATNKLFELAGTKSTLQEYNYDRHWRNARAHTLHDPVRWKYYAVGNYFLNGVNPPRHPWL is encoded by the coding sequence ATGACGACTCTAGTCAATATTGGGGTTGAGCCCAAGGCCCATGTCGTTCAGAGTGACGAAGAGGCAATCACGATTGCCAGGGAACTTGCGGCTGAGTTTCTGAAGGGTGATTCTGAGCGAGATCGCACGCGACGCCTGCCTTTAGAAGAGGTGAAAAAGTTCTCGCAAAGTGGGCTGTGGGGCATCATTGTGCCCAAAGAATACGGTGGTGCAGGCGTATCAAATGCCACGCTAGCGGAAATGATCAAAATCGTTTCTGAGGCTGACCCCAGCTTGGGACAAATTCCTCAGAACCACCTGTACATGGTGGAAGCGATTCGCCTGGATGGGACAGAAGAGCAGAAGCGCTTTTTCTTCGATCTGGTGCTGCAAGGTAAGCGATTTGGCAATGCCTTTTCAGAAATTGGCACGAAATCTGTCACTGATGTGCAGACGAAGCTAACCCGTTCCAGCGATGGCTACGTACTCAATGGGCGCAAATATTATTCTGCCGGAGCCCTGTTAGCCCATTGGATTCCGACTATTGCGGCTGATGAAGAGGGTCGCACAGTGGTTGCCTTTATCGAGCGGGATGCCGAAGGCTTGACCCTGTTGGATGACTGGACAAGCTTTGGCCAACGCACCACAGCCAGCGGCACCACAATTTTGGAGAACGTCAAGGTAAAACCAGACCATGTGATTCCCCACTATCTGGCCTTTGAACGGGCGACGCCAATGGGTGCTGTTGCTCAGATTATCCAGGCCGCTGTAGATGTGGGCATTGCCAAAGCAGCCCTGCGCGATACTTTGTATTTTGTGCGCAATTACACTCGCCCCTGGGTGGACAGCAATCAGGAGCATGGCTACGAAGACCCGCTCACCCTCTATAACCTGGGCAACATCGTGATTCAGGTGCATGCAGCGGAGGGACTGCTGCGCCGGGCAGGTGAATTTATTGATCTCGCCTATGCCCCTGGCTTGGAGGAAGCCAAGGTTGTAGAAGCCTCTATTGCCGTAGCCGAAGCTAAAGCGCTAGCCACAGAAGCCGCTTTATTAGCAACGAATAAGCTGTTTGAATTGGCGGGTACTAAATCGACTTTGCAGGAGTACAACTACGACCGTCACTGGCGCAATGCCCGCGCTCATACGCTGCACGATCCGGTGCGTTGGAAATACTACGCGGTTGGTAATTACTTCCTCAATGGCGTGAATCCGCCTCGTCATCCCTGGCTTTAG
- the sfnG gene encoding dimethylsulfone monooxygenase SfnG, with protein sequence MVDVKFAYWVPNVSGGLVVSKIPQNTDWTYDYNTWLAQTAEEVGFDYALAQARFIASYGAEYQLEALTTVAALASVTKKLKLIAAVHPGLWHPGVVAKMGATIDYISKGRFALNVVSGWFKGEFTIYGEPWLDHDERYRRSEEFIRVLKGLWTEDEFHFKGDFYRINGGWVKPRPVNQNPHPEIFQGGNSKAARRMAGRVSDWYFMNGNTIDGVREQVAEVSALAREEGRQIKFGLNAFVLVRDTEQEAHEVLREIIAKADKEAVEGFGEAVKQAGSSTREKVGMWANSNFEDLVQYNDGFRSGLIGTKEQVAERIQKFHEAGVDLILGGFLHYSDDLSAFGRDVIPLVRQLESRRRPAEELVSV encoded by the coding sequence ATGGTAGATGTCAAGTTTGCCTATTGGGTTCCTAATGTCAGTGGTGGGTTGGTAGTCAGCAAAATTCCTCAGAATACTGATTGGACTTATGACTACAACACCTGGTTGGCGCAAACTGCTGAGGAAGTGGGCTTTGACTATGCCCTGGCACAAGCCCGATTTATTGCTAGTTACGGCGCAGAGTACCAGTTGGAAGCTCTGACAACCGTGGCGGCGCTAGCATCAGTGACGAAGAAGCTGAAGTTGATTGCTGCTGTTCACCCTGGGCTGTGGCATCCGGGTGTCGTTGCCAAGATGGGGGCCACGATTGATTACATTTCTAAAGGGCGATTTGCCCTAAATGTGGTCAGTGGCTGGTTCAAGGGTGAATTCACGATCTATGGTGAACCCTGGCTCGATCACGATGAGCGCTATCGGCGTTCGGAAGAATTTATTCGGGTTCTCAAAGGCTTGTGGACTGAAGATGAGTTCCACTTTAAAGGTGATTTCTATCGCATTAATGGCGGCTGGGTGAAACCCAGGCCCGTGAATCAGAATCCGCACCCGGAAATCTTTCAAGGGGGCAATTCTAAGGCAGCGCGACGGATGGCCGGTCGGGTCTCCGATTGGTATTTCATGAACGGCAATACAATCGATGGTGTGCGGGAGCAAGTTGCAGAAGTTTCTGCTTTGGCCCGTGAGGAAGGACGTCAGATTAAATTTGGCCTGAATGCCTTTGTTTTGGTGCGGGATACTGAGCAGGAAGCTCATGAAGTACTCCGCGAAATCATTGCTAAAGCTGATAAGGAAGCAGTCGAAGGATTTGGTGAAGCCGTAAAACAGGCTGGCTCTTCGACTCGCGAGAAAGTGGGCATGTGGGCCAACTCCAACTTCGAAGATCTGGTGCAGTACAACGATGGTTTCCGATCTGGATTAATTGGCACCAAAGAACAGGTGGCTGAACGGATTCAGAAATTCCATGAAGCGGGTGTGGATCTAATTTTGGGCGGCTTCCTGCACTACTCCGATGACTTGTCAGCTTTTGGCCGCGATGTGATTCCATTAGTCCGGCAGTTAGAATCCCGTCGCCGTCCTGCTGAAGAGTTAGTGTCTGTCTAA
- a CDS encoding ankyrin repeat domain-containing protein — MKLVAPVLWLVASLGATTVAAAGVPSYRSALLSRLGFQADPSLCQDAAGMGNYLSVGGNPNSSIQVGIGTAAGKMSLLQCAKPEVAKLLLARSDLDIYTALFEAISTYNNQANVEKLLKRGADVNHQFPDGKTPLHLVSTIGIGQLLVTNGAEINALDQEGQTPLHTAAAYSTNRNIVKLLLAKGATVNARDRQGKTPLHLATSSPQNTETVRLLLANGAEATAKDKEGNTPLHGAFRQDIIALLLDKGADAQARRRDGRTPLSLAAQYAYPNAVELLLSQGADVNAQDAYGMTLLHWAARAPNPGVIKLLLDKGANINAQDKKGRTPLHTAAVASPYNTQEALELLVKNGANLQARDKEGNTPARLARKANFSEIVKFLKNHGAPE; from the coding sequence ATGAAGCTCGTCGCCCCTGTGTTGTGGCTGGTTGCTAGTCTAGGAGCTACCACTGTGGCTGCCGCTGGTGTGCCCAGTTACCGCTCAGCCCTCTTAAGCCGCTTGGGGTTTCAGGCTGATCCTAGCCTCTGCCAAGACGCGGCTGGCATGGGCAATTACCTGAGCGTTGGTGGCAACCCCAATAGCTCGATTCAGGTCGGCATTGGTACCGCCGCAGGTAAAATGTCTTTGCTGCAATGTGCCAAGCCAGAAGTTGCAAAGTTGCTTCTGGCTCGGTCCGATTTGGATATTTACACAGCTTTATTTGAGGCAATTTCAACCTATAACAATCAAGCCAATGTTGAGAAGTTGCTCAAGCGCGGTGCCGATGTCAATCATCAGTTTCCAGACGGCAAAACACCGCTGCACCTTGTTAGCACAATAGGCATTGGTCAATTACTGGTTACCAATGGAGCCGAGATCAATGCTCTGGATCAAGAAGGGCAAACCCCCTTACACACTGCTGCCGCATACTCAACCAACCGCAATATCGTCAAACTACTCTTAGCCAAAGGTGCAACTGTAAACGCCAGAGATCGTCAGGGGAAAACCCCACTACACCTAGCAACCTCAAGTCCTCAGAATACAGAAACTGTCCGGCTGTTATTAGCCAACGGCGCGGAGGCAACTGCCAAAGATAAAGAAGGTAATACGCCCCTACACGGCGCATTCCGGCAAGATATCATTGCCTTACTGCTTGACAAGGGTGCGGACGCTCAGGCCAGGCGCAGAGATGGCAGAACACCGCTATCGCTGGCGGCGCAATATGCCTACCCAAATGCAGTCGAATTGTTGCTTTCACAGGGCGCAGATGTCAATGCTCAAGATGCCTACGGCATGACCCTGTTGCACTGGGCTGCTCGGGCTCCCAATCCCGGTGTGATCAAACTGCTGCTGGACAAAGGAGCCAATATCAATGCCCAGGATAAAAAAGGTAGAACGCCACTTCACACCGCAGCCGTTGCCAGTCCCTATAATACGCAAGAAGCGCTTGAATTACTGGTAAAAAATGGCGCTAATCTTCAGGCCAGAGACAAAGAGGGTAACACGCCAGCGCGTTTAGCTCGAAAGGCTAATTTCAGTGAGATTGTAAAATTTCTCAAGAACCACGGGGCACCCGAATGA
- a CDS encoding phosphate-starvation-inducible PsiE family protein: MSLKQGFSRKLALAFSDDNFLSVIKKIEGFVSKVLSLAMIAVILVAIFDLILLLGQELFSPPLGFFNRTLIEVFGLFLNVLIALEILENITAYLRKHVVQVELVVVTSLTAVARKIIIFDFSKATGIDLIGLAVAILSLAVSYWLLRRTNDRHQAH; encoded by the coding sequence ATGTCGTTAAAGCAGGGATTTAGTAGAAAATTGGCGCTTGCCTTTAGCGATGACAATTTTCTCAGCGTCATTAAGAAGATAGAGGGCTTTGTCTCTAAAGTTCTCTCCCTTGCGATGATTGCTGTGATTCTAGTTGCGATTTTTGACTTGATCTTATTGTTAGGTCAGGAACTATTTTCGCCCCCCTTAGGCTTCTTTAACCGCACTTTAATCGAGGTCTTCGGGCTTTTTCTGAATGTCCTAATTGCTCTTGAAATCTTAGAAAATATCACGGCCTATCTTCGTAAGCACGTCGTCCAGGTTGAACTCGTGGTTGTGACTTCTCTAACCGCAGTTGCGCGTAAGATTATCATTTTCGATTTCAGCAAAGCGACGGGAATCGACTTGATAGGTCTAGCGGTAGCGATTCTATCGCTTGCCGTCAGCTATTGGCTGCTACGCCGAACCAACGATAGGCATCAGGCCCACTAG